From the genome of Scytonema hofmannii PCC 7110, one region includes:
- the petE gene encoding plastocyanin: MTFIASSLRRFGLALLTLFLVVSSFAVFTPSAAADTYTVKLGSDKGMLAFEPSKLTVKPGDTIKWVNNKVPPHNVVFDTAKNPAKSADVAKNLSHKQLLMSPGQEYETTIPADATPGDYTFYCEPHRGAGMVGKLTVQG; the protein is encoded by the coding sequence ATGACATTCATTGCGTCAAGTTTACGGCGCTTTGGCTTAGCATTGTTAACACTTTTTTTAGTTGTTAGCAGCTTTGCAGTTTTCACTCCCAGTGCTGCGGCTGATACATATACTGTAAAATTGGGTAGTGATAAGGGAATGCTGGCGTTTGAACCAAGCAAGTTGACAGTTAAACCGGGCGACACAATTAAGTGGGTTAACAACAAAGTTCCTCCCCACAACGTTGTGTTCGATACCGCTAAAAACCCCGCTAAAAGCGCCGATGTAGCTAAGAACTTGTCTCACAAGCAGTTGCTCATGAGTCCCGGTCAAGAGTACGAAACAACTATCCCAGCAGACGCAACTCCTGGTGACTACACCTTCTACTGCGAACCTCACCGTGGCGCTGGTATGGTTGGTAAACTGACTGTTCAAGGTTAA
- a CDS encoding cation:proton antiporter, with protein MEASFNMTLQMVIAVFAGISAQVLAAYLRVPSIVFLLLFGILLGSNGIGLLHPHMLGTGLEVIVALATAIILFEGGLNLDLQELGKVSTSLQLLVTLGTLITLLGGSMAAHWLGEFPWPIAFLFASLVVVTGPTVISPLLKQVNVDRQVATLLEGEGVLVDPVGAILAVVVLNTILNDHTDFVSAASNLMMRLSIGGAIGSTGGWLMSFICKRANFLSFEVKNLVVLAGLWGLFALSQMAISESGLMATVVAGVVFGDSSVPEERLLRRFKGQLTILSVSVLFILLAADLSIASLFALGWGGVYTVLVLMFVVRPINILLCTWNSGLNWRQKLFLSWVAPRGIVSASVASLFAILLTQRGVNGGEAIKALVFLTIIMTVVCQGLTAGWVARCLQITLTEATGAVIVGCNPLSLLIARLFQQRGEQVVMIDTDPQRCLQAEAENLRVIASSALDTGVLEEAGLASVGTFLAMTSNGEVNFVLAQRAAEEFDPPRVLAVFPRDPQATTTIKENKVNQAFLSDLSIKTWNDYLSDGRVKLGTTTLSASDFERQQEHLQGLIGGGELVPLLVEREDRIQVMPASEEWFVGDRIIYLLHDPRPSLLKRLSGSNQSTRLSLEKLSEVEEIPLTKLAQLSTSDAPTS; from the coding sequence ATGGAAGCATCATTTAACATGACCCTGCAAATGGTAATTGCCGTCTTTGCAGGCATTAGCGCTCAGGTGCTGGCTGCATACCTTAGAGTACCCAGCATCGTCTTTTTGTTGCTGTTTGGCATCTTGCTTGGCTCTAATGGTATTGGGCTATTGCATCCCCATATGCTAGGCACTGGGTTAGAAGTTATAGTCGCCCTAGCAACGGCAATTATTTTGTTTGAAGGCGGGCTGAATCTAGATCTGCAAGAATTGGGCAAAGTTTCGACTAGCCTTCAATTGCTTGTCACCCTCGGAACCCTAATCACGCTGCTTGGTGGTAGTATGGCAGCTCACTGGTTGGGTGAATTTCCTTGGCCTATTGCTTTTCTCTTCGCTTCTTTAGTCGTAGTCACAGGACCAACGGTGATTAGTCCCCTGCTGAAACAAGTCAACGTTGACAGACAGGTTGCAACTCTGTTAGAAGGGGAAGGCGTTTTGGTCGATCCAGTGGGAGCAATTCTGGCTGTCGTAGTGCTCAACACAATTCTCAACGACCATACCGACTTTGTCTCGGCTGCTAGCAACTTGATGATGCGCTTGAGCATTGGTGGCGCTATTGGTTCAACTGGTGGTTGGCTGATGTCTTTTATTTGCAAACGAGCCAATTTTCTGTCATTTGAGGTCAAAAACCTGGTGGTTTTAGCAGGTTTGTGGGGTTTATTTGCTTTGTCTCAAATGGCTATCAGTGAATCGGGATTGATGGCAACTGTCGTCGCCGGAGTTGTGTTTGGAGATTCCTCAGTCCCAGAAGAACGATTGTTGAGACGCTTTAAAGGTCAACTGACGATTCTCAGTGTTTCAGTTTTATTTATTTTGCTTGCTGCTGACCTATCTATTGCTAGTTTGTTTGCTTTAGGTTGGGGCGGCGTATACACGGTGTTGGTACTGATGTTTGTCGTCCGCCCGATTAACATCCTCTTGTGTACCTGGAATAGTGGATTAAACTGGCGACAGAAGCTATTTCTCAGTTGGGTTGCCCCAAGGGGAATTGTTTCGGCTTCCGTTGCCTCCTTGTTTGCCATTTTACTGACACAGCGCGGTGTTAACGGTGGTGAGGCTATTAAAGCATTAGTGTTCCTCACCATCATCATGACGGTGGTTTGCCAAGGACTAACAGCTGGCTGGGTTGCCAGATGTTTGCAAATTACCTTAACAGAGGCAACTGGAGCAGTGATTGTTGGCTGCAATCCTTTGAGTTTGTTAATTGCCCGGTTGTTTCAACAACGGGGAGAACAAGTGGTTATGATTGATACTGACCCACAACGCTGTCTCCAAGCAGAAGCAGAAAATCTTAGGGTGATTGCTAGTAGCGCTCTAGATACTGGGGTTTTAGAAGAGGCCGGACTCGCCTCAGTAGGAACTTTTTTAGCAATGACTAGTAATGGCGAAGTCAATTTTGTTTTGGCGCAACGTGCTGCCGAGGAGTTTGATCCACCAAGAGTTTTAGCGGTTTTTCCTCGCGATCCGCAAGCAACCACAACAATAAAAGAGAATAAGGTGAATCAAGCTTTCCTCTCAGATTTATCTATCAAAACCTGGAATGATTACCTTAGTGACGGGCGTGTAAAATTAGGCACAACAACACTGAGTGCTTCCGATTTTGAACGTCAGCAAGAGCATTTACAAGGATTAATTGGAGGAGGCGAGTTAGTACCGCTTTTAGTAGAACGAGAAGATCGCATTCAGGTTATGCCAGCTTCTGAAGAATGGTTTGTGGGCGATCGCATTATCTACCTATTGCATGACCCCAGACCAAGCCTTTTAAAACGCTTGTCCGGTAGTAACCAATCAACTCGCCTCTCGTTAGAAAAGTTATCAGAGGTTGAAGAAATACCGTTAACAAAGTTAGCTCAACTTTCTACCAGTGATGCTCCCACATCTTAA
- a CDS encoding cytochrome b N-terminal domain-containing protein, whose translation MQSTQFDMVLRRIATVLSVAIVTLTLVGATTGILLSFYYEPAAGRAYQSLRAIDTELNYGWLFHKAHIIAGNAVVGVSLIQIVIMFVSRQFTKSWLTAWISGILFTLSAIGLGWTAMILSWDQEGFWRFSIELGTIEAIPFVGSLLRDILTGGAGISTVTVQHLYTIHSYIVSVAALVLAVVHLASVLWQDKQTYKKAEVTENNNLHQFEQRMQ comes from the coding sequence ATGCAAAGTACTCAGTTCGATATGGTTCTGCGAAGAATAGCAACGGTATTGTCAGTAGCGATTGTGACCCTGACCCTCGTTGGTGCTACGACTGGCATTTTGCTGTCTTTTTACTACGAACCCGCAGCAGGTAGGGCTTATCAATCATTGAGAGCGATCGACACCGAATTGAATTATGGTTGGCTGTTCCATAAAGCACACATTATTGCAGGTAATGCGGTTGTTGGAGTTTCGCTCATCCAGATTGTCATTATGTTTGTGAGCAGACAATTTACCAAGAGTTGGTTGACTGCTTGGATTAGTGGAATTTTGTTTACTCTGAGTGCAATTGGTTTGGGATGGACGGCAATGATTCTCTCTTGGGATCAAGAGGGATTTTGGCGTTTTAGCATTGAATTGGGAACGATTGAGGCTATCCCCTTTGTAGGTTCCTTATTGAGAGACATTTTGACAGGTGGTGCAGGCATTAGCACCGTAACTGTCCAACATTTGTACACCATTCACAGTTATATTGTCTCAGTGGCTGCCCTAGTGCTGGCTGTGGTGCATCTAGCGAGCGTACTTTGGCAAGACAAGCAAACTTACAAAAAAGCAGAAGTTACCGAGAACAATAACTTACACCAATTTGAACAAAGAATGCAATAG
- a CDS encoding replication restart DNA helicase PriA, with protein MQLVQKTVQKIRCPNCGSEGERHYTYHNQQTQTQCPICDYLLVSCTLTGRVIEAYAPGIFARN; from the coding sequence ATGCAACTGGTACAAAAAACGGTACAAAAAATTCGCTGCCCAAACTGTGGCAGCGAAGGAGAAAGGCATTATACTTATCACAATCAACAAACTCAGACCCAATGCCCAATCTGTGACTATCTGTTAGTAAGTTGCACGCTTACTGGCAGAGTCATTGAGGCGTATGCCCCTGGTATTTTTGCTAGAAATTAA
- a CDS encoding alr0857 family protein produces the protein MLKLTYTESSFYMECLAQSLEEWVAQRVILSLRVGQCLCVEPSTASFLLPVDLPGVEVLRAAVVREDSEIIALCSCDSDYIEVSLRGSWLSDGSEDADGVFVTAMSDRSEFFLHKLWQQAQQRTSVMSE, from the coding sequence ATGCTGAAATTAACATACACCGAATCGAGCTTTTACATGGAATGTCTGGCTCAATCGCTGGAAGAATGGGTGGCGCAGCGAGTGATTCTCTCACTGCGAGTTGGTCAATGTTTGTGCGTTGAACCCAGCACTGCTTCCTTCTTGCTTCCTGTTGATTTACCAGGAGTTGAGGTGCTCAGGGCGGCTGTTGTCCGCGAGGACAGCGAAATTATTGCTCTCTGTTCTTGTGATAGCGATTATATAGAAGTCAGTCTGCGAGGTTCTTGGCTTTCTGATGGTTCTGAGGATGCAGATGGCGTTTTTGTGACTGCAATGAGCGATCGTTCTGAATTTTTCCTCCACAAATTGTGGCAACAAGCTCAACAGAGGACTTCTGTCATGAGTGAATAA
- a CDS encoding endonuclease domain-containing protein: MQDKIPSPPTPSPSGRGGEGVTRCHDTLDCENKRQSVTTEMSELAGSKRQIPNALLERARELRKQQTPAEELLWECLRNRRLLNTKFRRQHNIDRYIIDFYCHDKLLIIEVDGSIHDTQQAEDAIRENWLKANGFSVIRFRNEQILNHIEAVLNEIANAIDSVSSK, translated from the coding sequence ATGCAAGATAAAATTCCCTCACCCCCAACCCCCTCTCCCAGTGGGAGAGGGGGCGAAGGAGTTACTCGATGTCACGATACTCTTGATTGCGAGAACAAGAGACAGTCGGTGACGACAGAAATGTCTGAACTGGCTGGGAGCAAGAGACAAATTCCAAACGCTTTATTGGAACGTGCGCGTGAACTACGAAAGCAGCAAACGCCAGCAGAAGAATTACTATGGGAATGTTTACGAAATCGGCGCTTATTAAACACCAAATTTCGCAGACAACATAATATAGATAGATACATCATTGATTTTTACTGTCATGACAAACTGTTAATAATTGAAGTAGATGGCAGTATTCATGACACTCAGCAGGCTGAAGATGCTATCCGAGAAAACTGGCTCAAAGCCAATGGTTTCTCAGTGATTCGTTTTAGAAATGAACAAATATTAAATCACATAGAAGCGGTATTGAACGAGATTGCTAATGCCATTGATTCAGTCTCTTCTAAATAA
- a CDS encoding GAF domain-containing protein: MGSMSKSVLGMNKPLSSLPKRLNDGIEKQKQHSVKLMQHQEEPNFELVQELNHIIASHLTPTMMLQEIAKVLGVAFDVDCCCLVTVPTEASNEIMSANWYAKEYSGLLPSGEVFAPMEQLDLPVMECASEPLTIEDISTIQKSLLLGCQYLPLAKAVLAIPTRFSGKNNGVISLIKSQPYSWTESEKRLLQSVESSCAIAFSHVVQVQQIASQQKYIQTCAQHQNLIQQLTILSRSNWELNQMLQLALASTAETLGADRGLLILLKYTDPLSIRNNPKKQIPKAKANVVGEWCRKKEGSSIDKSDTSENSFYLSDCGLCQRAFVSGGKPVIVNDSTDIRDNSTVAPVFAMEALPAMLLMPLEIQGKVLGFMVLQQSASRSWQSSELNILEMICAQLSNAIIQNQTLRQVQTLVDERTAKLQSSLELQAKLHERTRQYVEQLRELNELKDEFLSNLSDRLRYPLTNMRMALRMLRQPGIGSDRQVKYLDILEEECNKEINLINDLLTLQRLENDPERPQLETIDLNTKIQNIAASFEKKLADKGIGISLNLPEEPLSIQTEVESFDRIFQELLTNTYKYSEHETVVNLQATHEVHQQVDRVIIKVTNVGRGISQEEAAYIFDKFRRGKGRWTPGTGLGLALVKSLVQHLSGEIAVESRPIEGSNVSEICFTLTLSQFSNDSES; encoded by the coding sequence ATGGGGTCAATGTCTAAGAGTGTGTTAGGAATGAACAAACCTTTATCATCACTGCCAAAGCGCTTAAATGATGGTATAGAAAAGCAAAAACAACATTCGGTCAAGCTGATGCAGCATCAGGAAGAACCTAACTTCGAGTTGGTACAAGAACTTAACCATATCATTGCCAGTCATCTGACTCCGACAATGATGCTGCAAGAAATTGCCAAAGTTCTAGGAGTTGCCTTTGATGTAGATTGCTGTTGTCTGGTAACAGTACCCACTGAGGCATCGAATGAAATAATGAGTGCAAATTGGTACGCCAAAGAGTACTCAGGCTTACTACCTTCTGGAGAAGTATTTGCACCGATGGAACAGTTGGACTTACCAGTCATGGAATGTGCTTCTGAACCATTAACGATTGAAGACATTTCAACAATTCAAAAAAGTCTTTTGCTTGGATGTCAATACTTACCTTTGGCAAAAGCCGTTTTGGCAATCCCTACCCGATTTAGTGGGAAGAATAATGGTGTGATTAGCTTGATCAAGTCACAGCCCTATAGCTGGACTGAATCAGAAAAACGATTGCTACAATCTGTAGAATCTTCTTGTGCGATCGCATTTTCTCACGTGGTACAGGTACAGCAAATTGCCAGCCAACAGAAGTACATACAAACTTGTGCTCAGCACCAAAACTTAATCCAGCAATTAACGATACTCAGTCGTAGCAACTGGGAATTAAATCAAATGCTCCAGTTAGCACTTGCATCTACTGCCGAAACATTAGGGGCAGATCGGGGTCTGCTAATCCTTTTAAAATACACAGATCCACTCTCTATCAGAAATAATCCAAAAAAACAAATTCCCAAGGCGAAAGCAAATGTCGTAGGTGAGTGGTGTCGGAAAAAAGAAGGTTCTTCCATCGATAAATCGGACACCTCTGAAAATTCTTTTTATCTTTCCGATTGTGGTTTATGCCAGCGTGCTTTTGTGAGCGGTGGAAAACCTGTGATCGTAAATGATAGTACAGATATAAGAGATAATTCAACAGTTGCGCCCGTATTTGCAATGGAAGCACTGCCAGCAATGTTGTTAATGCCATTAGAAATTCAAGGCAAAGTCTTGGGATTTATGGTACTTCAGCAATCAGCATCTCGTAGTTGGCAGTCATCAGAACTCAATATCTTGGAGATGATTTGTGCTCAATTAAGCAATGCTATCATCCAAAACCAGACTTTACGACAAGTCCAAACATTAGTAGATGAGCGCACGGCAAAACTACAAAGCAGCTTGGAACTACAAGCAAAACTGCATGAAAGAACTCGGCAATACGTTGAGCAACTGCGAGAACTGAACGAACTCAAAGATGAATTTTTAAGCAATCTGAGCGATCGCCTGCGCTACCCATTGACGAATATGCGTATGGCACTGCGTATGCTACGCCAACCAGGAATTGGTTCAGATCGTCAGGTAAAATATCTCGATATTCTAGAAGAAGAGTGTAATAAGGAAATTAACTTAATTAATGACTTGCTGACACTCCAAAGACTGGAGAACGATCCAGAACGCCCGCAACTAGAAACGATTGATTTAAATACAAAAATTCAGAATATAGCTGCATCTTTTGAGAAGAAACTAGCAGATAAAGGGATCGGTATATCCCTAAACTTGCCAGAAGAGCCTCTCTCGATACAGACAGAAGTGGAGAGTTTTGACAGGATTTTCCAAGAGTTACTCACAAACACGTATAAGTACTCAGAACACGAAACTGTTGTTAATTTACAAGCGACCCACGAAGTTCATCAACAGGTCGATCGAGTTATTATTAAGGTAACTAACGTTGGACGTGGCATTTCTCAAGAAGAAGCCGCCTACATCTTCGATAAGTTCCGTCGAGGTAAAGGAAGATGGACTCCCGGTACTGGCTTGGGTCTGGCGTTGGTAAAATCTTTGGTACAGCACCTAAGTGGCGAGATTGCCGTTGAAAGCAGGCCAATTGAGGGGTCTAACGTGAGTGAAATTTGCTTTACTTTGACTTTGTCCCAATTTTCTAACGATAGCGAATCATAA
- a CDS encoding carbohydrate ABC transporter permease, whose protein sequence is MTPTILVLGTFVITPILLAVFLSLHKVKLLGGIEYEFIGFHNFLRLVEDDRVWIALLNTAQYVAIVVPLQTVLALILAVTLNSGIRGKNWWRVLYFLPTVTSSTVLTLIFMWIYNTNGLLNDFLAFLGLPTYNWLGDPAVALKGIMLMNIWSTAPLFMVIYLAALQDIPRSLYEAAAIDGANSWQQFIYITIPMLKPVTFFVVTMGVIGTFQLFDQSYIFSNGSGGPNNSTLTVVLLIYQAVFRNLQMGYAAAIAFMLAAVIISITLIQRRFFGGERV, encoded by the coding sequence ATGACACCAACTATTCTGGTGTTAGGTACTTTTGTAATAACACCGATTCTCTTGGCTGTTTTTCTTTCTCTACATAAAGTCAAACTTTTAGGTGGAATTGAGTATGAGTTTATTGGTTTTCACAATTTTCTAAGATTAGTTGAAGATGATAGAGTTTGGATTGCTCTACTCAATACAGCACAATACGTTGCTATAGTAGTTCCACTCCAAACTGTCCTTGCTCTCATTCTTGCTGTCACTCTTAATTCAGGGATTCGCGGGAAAAACTGGTGGCGTGTTCTCTACTTTTTGCCAACAGTGACATCTTCAACTGTTCTTACACTTATATTCATGTGGATTTATAACACCAATGGATTGCTGAATGACTTTCTTGCTTTTCTAGGATTACCTACTTATAACTGGTTAGGAGATCCAGCAGTTGCGCTTAAAGGCATTATGCTAATGAATATCTGGTCAACAGCGCCATTATTCATGGTAATTTACTTAGCAGCATTACAAGATATTCCCCGATCTCTTTACGAAGCAGCTGCGATTGATGGAGCTAATAGTTGGCAGCAATTTATTTACATTACTATTCCCATGCTCAAACCTGTTACCTTCTTCGTGGTAACGATGGGAGTCATTGGCACTTTTCAACTGTTCGATCAATCGTACATCTTTTCTAACGGCAGTGGTGGACCAAACAACTCTACCCTAACAGTTGTTCTGTTGATATACCAAGCTGTGTTCCGAAATTTACAAATGGGATATGCTGCTGCGATCGCTTTTATGCTAGCAGCCGTCATTATTAGTATCACATTAATTCAGCGCCGGTTTTTTGGAGGAGAAAGGGTTTGA
- a CDS encoding carbohydrate ABC transporter permease, which produces MSRHFWLTVLLYIVLTLYAVITLIPFLWALSASFKTLSEIAGGDPTFFPNNFTLDNYKQIFLQEPLFLRWLFNSIVIAISVTILNLIFNSMAGYALARLHFPGRRFWFFLILAVLAVPAQITLIPTFLILKAFNWLNSYQGMIVPSMVNATFIFMMRQFFINFPKELEEAAQLDGLTTFGIFRRIVLPLAKPALAAQTVFVFMGSWNNFLLPVVILFDPEMFTLPLGLNTFKGQYISYWNYIMAASMVFTLPALLIYAFFNRYFIESVTFTGGKG; this is translated from the coding sequence ATGTCCCGTCACTTTTGGTTGACAGTCTTGCTCTATATAGTCCTGACATTGTATGCAGTTATTACGCTCATTCCCTTTTTATGGGCGCTTTCAGCATCATTTAAAACCCTCTCTGAAATTGCGGGTGGAGACCCAACTTTCTTTCCCAACAACTTCACTCTCGACAACTACAAACAAATTTTTTTACAAGAACCTTTGTTTCTTCGTTGGCTATTTAATAGCATAGTCATTGCCATCAGTGTGACTATCTTAAACCTCATCTTCAACTCAATGGCAGGTTACGCGCTGGCAAGGTTACATTTTCCGGGTAGACGCTTTTGGTTTTTTCTCATTTTAGCAGTGTTGGCAGTTCCCGCACAAATCACCTTGATTCCCACTTTTTTGATATTAAAAGCCTTCAACTGGTTAAATTCATATCAAGGAATGATTGTTCCTAGCATGGTAAATGCTACCTTCATTTTTATGATGCGGCAATTTTTCATCAATTTTCCTAAGGAACTCGAAGAAGCCGCCCAGCTAGATGGACTCACTACTTTTGGTATTTTTCGACGCATTGTTTTGCCTTTAGCAAAACCCGCACTAGCAGCACAAACAGTTTTTGTATTTATGGGTAGTTGGAATAACTTCTTGCTACCCGTAGTGATTTTGTTTGACCCAGAAATGTTTACCCTTCCCTTAGGTTTAAATACCTTCAAAGGTCAATATATTAGTTACTGGAATTACATTATGGCAGCTTCTATGGTATTCACTTTGCCAGCACTACTTATCTACGCCTTCTTCAACCGATACTTTATTGAAAGCGTCACTTTTACAGGAGGCAAAGGGTAA
- the psbV gene encoding photosystem II cytochrome c-550, with translation MLRRVIGILAATVLLTFQFIIGDASAVELDAATRTVKLNDQGDTVVLSLQQVKSGKSLFQFACAQCHVGGVTKTNQNVGLEPESLAGATPPRDNIEALVDYMKNPTTYDGEEEIAELHPSTKSADIFTEMRNLKDDDLVDIAGHILLQPKVIGSRWGGGKIYY, from the coding sequence ATGTTGAGAAGAGTTATTGGCATTTTGGCGGCTACTGTTTTGCTGACGTTTCAATTTATTATTGGTGATGCGTCAGCAGTGGAACTAGATGCAGCTACCCGCACTGTAAAATTAAATGACCAAGGTGATACTGTTGTTCTCAGCCTCCAACAAGTCAAGTCGGGTAAAAGCTTATTTCAATTTGCTTGTGCTCAATGTCATGTTGGCGGTGTGACCAAGACCAATCAAAACGTAGGGCTAGAGCCAGAATCTCTAGCAGGTGCAACTCCACCTCGCGATAACATCGAAGCGTTGGTGGACTACATGAAAAATCCTACAACCTACGACGGAGAGGAAGAAATTGCTGAATTACATCCCAGCACCAAGAGTGCTGATATTTTCACAGAAATGAGAAACTTAAAGGATGATGATTTAGTAGATATTGCCGGTCATATTCTTTTGCAACCCAAAGTTATCGGCTCCAGATGGGGTGGCGGTAAAATTTATTACTAA
- a CDS encoding precorrin-2 C(20)-methyltransferase, with the protein MVTGHWSLVTGKTGTLYGISVGTGDPELITVKGLRLLQKSSVVAFPAGVQDKAGMAQTIVAPWLSSEQLLLPLTFPYVQDIKVLTQAWQKAAEQVWQHLQVGQDVAFACEGDISFYSTFTYLAQTIQQQYPEAKVQFIPGVCSPMAAASVLGLPLTIRQQKLVVLPAIYTVEELKTVLDWADVVVLLKVSSVYEQVWQMLQQQGLLKTSWVVERATLPDMVVYSDLSARPNLKLSYFSLLIVKVRE; encoded by the coding sequence ATGGTCACTGGTCACTGGTCACTGGTCACTGGTAAAACTGGCACTCTTTACGGGATAAGCGTGGGTACGGGAGATCCAGAATTAATTACTGTTAAAGGTCTCCGTTTACTCCAAAAATCATCAGTAGTCGCATTTCCTGCTGGAGTTCAGGATAAAGCAGGAATGGCACAGACAATTGTTGCTCCGTGGCTTAGTTCAGAGCAATTGTTACTGCCTTTAACATTTCCTTACGTCCAAGATATAAAAGTTTTAACACAAGCATGGCAAAAAGCTGCAGAACAGGTTTGGCAACATTTACAAGTTGGTCAAGACGTTGCTTTTGCTTGTGAAGGCGATATCAGTTTTTACAGTACATTTACTTACTTAGCACAGACAATACAACAGCAATATCCAGAGGCAAAGGTGCAATTTATACCTGGTGTTTGCTCTCCAATGGCAGCAGCCTCAGTATTGGGATTACCTTTGACAATTCGACAACAAAAACTAGTCGTGTTACCAGCAATCTACACGGTTGAAGAGTTAAAAACAGTTTTAGACTGGGCTGATGTTGTCGTACTTCTAAAAGTGAGTTCGGTATACGAGCAAGTGTGGCAAATGTTGCAACAGCAGGGATTGCTCAAGACAAGTTGGGTAGTAGAAAGGGCAACTTTACCCGATATGGTCGTATACTCAGACTTGAGCGCTCGCCCTAATTTGAAGTTGTCTTATTTTTCCCTACTTATAGTCAAAGTTAGGGAGTAG
- a CDS encoding SRPBCC family protein, which yields MIEEHNIQEELDLVASDDICQQLNLEIDAVALQSVDVQIEKTAERQRKITAQLQIPHPVEKVWKVLTDYEALPDFVPNLTKSRLLEHPKGGIRLEQVGAQRFLKINFCARVVLDLEEYFPKEINFRMVEGDFRDFSGSWQLEPCFLGEDSATRLCYTVRLWPKRTMPVGLIERRLSNDMRLNMAAICQRVKTI from the coding sequence GTGATTGAAGAACATAACATCCAAGAAGAACTTGATTTAGTTGCTAGCGACGACATCTGTCAACAGCTGAATTTGGAAATTGATGCAGTTGCTTTGCAATCTGTAGATGTTCAAATTGAGAAAACAGCAGAACGACAGAGAAAAATCACCGCTCAACTCCAAATTCCCCATCCAGTGGAAAAGGTGTGGAAAGTGTTGACAGACTATGAAGCATTACCTGACTTTGTTCCTAACCTCACTAAAAGTCGTTTGCTAGAACACCCAAAAGGAGGTATTCGTCTAGAGCAAGTTGGCGCTCAACGATTTCTCAAAATAAACTTTTGTGCGCGTGTCGTACTCGATCTTGAGGAATACTTCCCCAAGGAAATTAATTTCCGCATGGTAGAGGGAGACTTTAGAGACTTTTCCGGTAGTTGGCAACTAGAGCCTTGTTTCCTCGGCGAAGATAGCGCAACTCGTCTCTGTTACACTGTTAGGCTTTGGCCCAAACGTACCATGCCAGTAGGGTTGATAGAACGTCGCCTAAGCAATGATATGCGCTTAAATATGGCCGCTATATGTCAACGTGTGAAAACTATATAA
- the petJ gene encoding cytochrome c6 PetJ gives MKKVLLVVFAIALSVIFTFTSSVLAAETSNGAQIFKDNCASCHIGGGNILIAEKTLKKEALLSYLENYESDSIQAIVYQVQNGKNAMPAFKGKLSESEILQVAAYVFQKAEQGW, from the coding sequence TTGAAAAAAGTGTTATTGGTTGTGTTCGCGATCGCCCTATCAGTTATATTTACGTTTACAAGTTCAGTCCTTGCAGCCGAAACGTCCAATGGTGCTCAAATTTTTAAAGATAACTGTGCTTCTTGTCATATAGGTGGAGGAAACATCCTCATTGCCGAAAAAACTCTGAAAAAGGAAGCTTTATTAAGTTATCTGGAAAATTATGAAAGCGATTCCATTCAAGCCATTGTTTATCAGGTACAAAATGGCAAAAATGCTATGCCCGCTTTTAAAGGGAAATTAAGCGAATCAGAAATTTTACAGGTTGCGGCTTACGTTTTCCAAAAAGCCGAACAAGGTTGGTAA